The Lacerta agilis isolate rLacAgi1 chromosome 5, rLacAgi1.pri, whole genome shotgun sequence genome has a segment encoding these proteins:
- the ADO gene encoding 2-aminoethanethiol dioxygenase, whose product MPRDNMASLIQRVARQARLTFRPPGGNNNSGGGDGSGPRFAENLHRLQQLLNEVRAEDLRLSPRGPSAVPGLAQPPVSYMHICETESFSMGVFVLRAGACIPLHDHPGMDGLLKVLYGTLRIACFDAPDGGAGGAGAGSATSAGSSSGQPPPPRPGSRRRALLRSHQLYTPASAPCLLSPHTDNLHQIDAVGGPAAFLDILAPPYDPEHGRDCHYFRLLDGQSLPPPTADPLGLPKEVWLLETPQAADFWCGGEPYPGPQVSP is encoded by the coding sequence aTGCCCCGCGACAACATGGCCTCCCTGATCCAGCGGGTAGCCCGGCAGGCCCGCCTCACGTTCCGTCCGCCGGGCGGTAACAACaacagcggcggcggcgacggGAGCGGGCCTCGCTTCGCGGAGAACCTGCACCGCCTGCAGCAGCTGCTGAACGAGGTCCGGGCCGAGGACCTGCGCCTGTCCCCGCGGGGCCCGTCCGCGGTGCCGGGCCTGGCTCAGCCTCCCGTGAGCTACATGCACATCTGCGAGACGGAGAGCTTCAGCATGGGCGTGTTCGTGCTGCGCGCCGGCGCCTGCATCCCTCTGCACGACCACCCGGGCATGGACGGGCTGCTCAAGGTGCTCTACGGCACGCTGCGCATCGCCTGCTTCGACGCCCCCGACGGGGGAGCCGGAGGAGCCGGAGCGGGAAGCGCCACCTCCGCGGGGTCGTCGTCggggcagccccctcccccccggccGGGCTCCCGCCGTCGTGCCCTGCTCCGCTCGCACCAGCTCTACACGCCCGCCTCGGCGCCGTGCCTGCTGTCGCCGCACACCGACAACCTGCACCAGATCGACGCTGTGGGCGGGCCCGCCGCCTTCCTCGACATCCTCGCGCCGCCCTACGACCCGGAGCACGGGCGGGACTGCCACTACTTCCGCCTGCTGGACGGGCAGAGCCTGCCTCCGCCCACTGCAGACCCTCTGGGTCTGCCCAAGGAGGTGTGGCTGCTCGAGACGCCCCAGGCGGCGGATTTCTGGTGCGGCGGAGAGCCCTACCCGGGGCCCCAGGTGTCCCCTTGA
- the EGR2 gene encoding E3 SUMO-protein ligase EGR2 isoform X2, producing the protein MSDKRSLELPYPCSGFAPPSRGQPFTYMGKFSIDPAQYPGAGCYPADGILNLVSAGILQGVAAPSSSSSAVASSSSAPSSSSVTSSSAASSGSPNPLGCAMAPTAGDLEHMYSPPPPPYSACGELFQPQQHHHHSQQQQQAHPDGSSAFLAASSGPYPPPPSYHHSPKAGTPSGADGGGLFSMIQDYPSFFPPPPPPPPCSQRDLHGGAVERKPFSCPLDSVRVPPPLTPLSTIRSFSLGAPPGGLGDGPASGPAARFAPGAYGSPAHLPLRPILRPRKYPNRPSKTPVHERPYPCPAEGCDRRFSRSDELTRHIRIHTGHKPFQCRICMRNFSRSDHLTTHIRTHTGEKPFACDFCGRKFARSDERKRHTKIHLRQKERKGANAASGPGSASASAPGAPPPGSMCSGGGGATLTSCASRTRTP; encoded by the coding sequence ATGAGCGACAAGCGGTCCCTGGAGCTGCCGTACCCCTGCAGCGGCTTCGCGCCGCCTTCCCGCGGCCAGCCCTTCACCTACATGGGCAAGTTCTCCATCGACCCGGCGCAGTACCCCGGCGCAGGCTGCTATCCGGCCGACGGCATCCTCAACTTGGTCAGCGCCGGCATCCTGCAGGGGGTGGCTGCtccctcgtcgtcgtcgtccgcCGTCGCCTCATCCTCATCCGCCCCCTCGTCGTCTTCGGTCACTTCGTCGTCCGCCGCCTCGTCGGGATCTCCCAACCCGCTGGGCTGCGCCATGGCGCCCACCGCCGGCGACTTGGAGCACATGTActcgccgcctccgccgccctATTCAGCCTGCGGGGAGCTTTTCCAGCCgcaacagcaccaccaccactcccagcagcagcaacaggcgcATCCGGACGGCTCTTCGGCTTTCCTGGCCGCCTCTTCGGGGCCCTACCCTCCGCCCCCTTCCTACCACCACTCCCCCAAGGCGGGGACGCCATCCGGGGCCGACGGCGGCGGCCTCTTCTCCATGATCCAGGACTACCCGAGCTtcttcccgccgccgccgccgcccccgccgTGCAGCCAGCGCGACCTCCACGGCGGCGCCGTCGAGCGGAAGCCGTTCTCGTGCCCGCTGGACTCGGTGCGCGTCCCGCCTCCGCTCACGCCCCTCTCCACCATCCGCAGCTTCAGCCTGGGCGCGCCCCCTGGCGGCTTGGGCGACGGCCCGGCGTCGGGGCCCGCGGCCCGCTTCGCGCCCGGCGCGTACGGCAGCCCGGCCCACTTGCCCTTGCGCCCCATCCTGCGCCCGCGCAAGTACCCGAACCGTCCCAGCAAGACGCCCGTGCACGAGCGGCCTTACCCGTGCCCGGCCGAGGGCTGCGACCGGCGCTTCTCGCGCTCCGACGAGCTGACGCGCCACATCCGCATCCACACGGGCCACAAGCCCTTCCAGTGCCGCATCTGCATGCGCAACTTCAGCCGCAGCGACCACCTCACCACGCACATCCGCACGCACACGGGAGAAAAGCCCTTCGCCTGCGACTTCTGCGGGAGGAAGTTCGCCCGCAGCGACGAGAGGAAGCGCCACACCAAGATCCACCTGCGCCAGAAGGAGCGCAAAGGCGCCAACGCGGCCTCCGGCCCGGGATCGGCCTCAGCCTCGGCCCCCGGTGCGCCTCCGCCCGGCTCCATGTGCTCCGGCGGCGGAGGCGCCACTCTAACCTCGTGTGCCTCTCGGACCCGGACGCCCTGA
- the EGR2 gene encoding E3 SUMO-protein ligase EGR2 isoform X1, translating to MMTAKTVDKIPVSLSGLVHHLPESIYSVEDIATTLPGSVINFPNGDLGGPFDQLSSVTGDHGLIDMSDKRSLELPYPCSGFAPPSRGQPFTYMGKFSIDPAQYPGAGCYPADGILNLVSAGILQGVAAPSSSSSAVASSSSAPSSSSVTSSSAASSGSPNPLGCAMAPTAGDLEHMYSPPPPPYSACGELFQPQQHHHHSQQQQQAHPDGSSAFLAASSGPYPPPPSYHHSPKAGTPSGADGGGLFSMIQDYPSFFPPPPPPPPCSQRDLHGGAVERKPFSCPLDSVRVPPPLTPLSTIRSFSLGAPPGGLGDGPASGPAARFAPGAYGSPAHLPLRPILRPRKYPNRPSKTPVHERPYPCPAEGCDRRFSRSDELTRHIRIHTGHKPFQCRICMRNFSRSDHLTTHIRTHTGEKPFACDFCGRKFARSDERKRHTKIHLRQKERKGANAASGPGSASASAPGAPPPGSMCSGGGGATLTSCASRTRTP from the exons ATGATGACCGCCAAGACGGTAGACAAAATCCCAGTCAGTCTGAGTGGGCTTGTGCACCACCTCCCTGAAAGCATTTACTCAGTGGAGGACATCGCCACTACCTTGCCAGGATCAGTGATCAACTTTCCTAATGGTGACTTGGGAGGACCCTTTGACCAGCTGAGCAGTGTGACAGGAG ATCATGGCCTGATCGACATGAGCGACAAGCGGTCCCTGGAGCTGCCGTACCCCTGCAGCGGCTTCGCGCCGCCTTCCCGCGGCCAGCCCTTCACCTACATGGGCAAGTTCTCCATCGACCCGGCGCAGTACCCCGGCGCAGGCTGCTATCCGGCCGACGGCATCCTCAACTTGGTCAGCGCCGGCATCCTGCAGGGGGTGGCTGCtccctcgtcgtcgtcgtccgcCGTCGCCTCATCCTCATCCGCCCCCTCGTCGTCTTCGGTCACTTCGTCGTCCGCCGCCTCGTCGGGATCTCCCAACCCGCTGGGCTGCGCCATGGCGCCCACCGCCGGCGACTTGGAGCACATGTActcgccgcctccgccgccctATTCAGCCTGCGGGGAGCTTTTCCAGCCgcaacagcaccaccaccactcccagcagcagcaacaggcgcATCCGGACGGCTCTTCGGCTTTCCTGGCCGCCTCTTCGGGGCCCTACCCTCCGCCCCCTTCCTACCACCACTCCCCCAAGGCGGGGACGCCATCCGGGGCCGACGGCGGCGGCCTCTTCTCCATGATCCAGGACTACCCGAGCTtcttcccgccgccgccgccgcccccgccgTGCAGCCAGCGCGACCTCCACGGCGGCGCCGTCGAGCGGAAGCCGTTCTCGTGCCCGCTGGACTCGGTGCGCGTCCCGCCTCCGCTCACGCCCCTCTCCACCATCCGCAGCTTCAGCCTGGGCGCGCCCCCTGGCGGCTTGGGCGACGGCCCGGCGTCGGGGCCCGCGGCCCGCTTCGCGCCCGGCGCGTACGGCAGCCCGGCCCACTTGCCCTTGCGCCCCATCCTGCGCCCGCGCAAGTACCCGAACCGTCCCAGCAAGACGCCCGTGCACGAGCGGCCTTACCCGTGCCCGGCCGAGGGCTGCGACCGGCGCTTCTCGCGCTCCGACGAGCTGACGCGCCACATCCGCATCCACACGGGCCACAAGCCCTTCCAGTGCCGCATCTGCATGCGCAACTTCAGCCGCAGCGACCACCTCACCACGCACATCCGCACGCACACGGGAGAAAAGCCCTTCGCCTGCGACTTCTGCGGGAGGAAGTTCGCCCGCAGCGACGAGAGGAAGCGCCACACCAAGATCCACCTGCGCCAGAAGGAGCGCAAAGGCGCCAACGCGGCCTCCGGCCCGGGATCGGCCTCAGCCTCGGCCCCCGGTGCGCCTCCGCCCGGCTCCATGTGCTCCGGCGGCGGAGGCGCCACTCTAACCTCGTGTGCCTCTCGGACCCGGACGCCCTGA